A single region of the Bacteroidota bacterium genome encodes:
- a CDS encoding glycoside hydrolase family 2 TIM barrel-domain containing protein, producing MKKIRFLFWIGLGIMLLSVAVYPRESARLVSGWRFKLGEIAGAAQLQFNDRDWQSVDLPHNWGWQEAQRGEEYYRGPGWYRCPLDHLTPKPGRRYFLRFEAAGSVADVYCNGVLLGQHRGAFGAFCYEITRQLAPAGPNLIAVRASNAPEPDLAPLSGDFNIFGGLYRPVYLIETNDICFALTDHASPGAAWLQSRDSDGAILDVNVEISNGTSRTEGLILRAVVYNAAGSRAAVAEEPITVVPEVTAPFALHLALPHPHLWNGLKDPYLYRAVVELRTPGDTLLDSVEQPLGIRYYTVDPEKGFFLNGQPYHLHGVCRHQDRPDKGWAISEADMKEDISILKEIGCTVVRCAHYQHSDYFYGLCDSAGILVWAELPQVNEIGTDPRFAETSRGQLLDLIRQNINHPSIFAWSLFNELWPGRPDPHRELQDLKIVANGEDPTRPTIAATSTEKLPQMDKIPDLLGWNIYPGWYPGWGPKEAFGDFLDRGKSLSRHGGLCISEYGAGANVEQHEENPQQPKADGPWHPEEYQALLHEAAWAAMKARPFVWGTFVWNMFDFTSNTRNEGGIKGRNTKGLVTYDRKIRKDAFFFYKANWSDEPTLYITSRRFTARTHPATDVKIYSNAKEVELLVNGVSQGVQKEGSNCIFIWKNIQLQPGENQIEARASRGGAGLTDKCLWTLKPSVNK from the coding sequence ATGAAGAAGATACGTTTTCTCTTCTGGATAGGACTCGGCATCATGCTTCTCTCTGTTGCAGTGTATCCTCGTGAAAGCGCGCGGCTGGTTTCAGGCTGGCGATTCAAGCTGGGAGAAATCGCCGGCGCCGCGCAGCTTCAATTCAACGACCGCGATTGGCAGTCGGTCGACCTTCCACACAATTGGGGGTGGCAGGAGGCTCAAAGGGGGGAAGAGTATTATCGCGGTCCCGGCTGGTATCGCTGCCCTCTGGATCATCTGACGCCAAAACCCGGGAGGCGTTATTTTCTTCGCTTCGAAGCAGCTGGTTCTGTCGCCGATGTATATTGCAACGGCGTTCTTCTCGGCCAGCATCGCGGAGCGTTCGGCGCGTTCTGTTATGAGATCACCAGACAGCTTGCGCCGGCGGGACCGAACCTGATCGCGGTTCGAGCAAGCAATGCCCCCGAGCCCGACCTCGCCCCGCTCAGCGGCGACTTCAATATCTTTGGTGGATTGTACCGCCCGGTATATCTCATCGAAACGAACGACATTTGTTTCGCCCTTACCGACCATGCTTCCCCCGGGGCTGCATGGCTTCAGTCAAGAGATTCCGATGGGGCGATTCTTGACGTCAATGTCGAGATATCGAACGGAACGTCCCGGACTGAAGGACTGATTCTGCGGGCTGTCGTCTACAATGCAGCCGGAAGCCGCGCCGCAGTTGCCGAGGAACCGATCACCGTCGTTCCCGAAGTCACCGCGCCGTTCGCGCTCCATCTTGCTCTTCCTCATCCTCATCTCTGGAACGGACTAAAAGACCCGTACCTGTACCGCGCTGTCGTGGAATTGCGGACACCCGGGGATACGCTTCTTGACTCCGTCGAACAGCCGCTCGGCATACGATATTACACCGTCGATCCTGAAAAGGGCTTTTTCCTGAACGGGCAGCCGTACCATCTCCACGGCGTTTGCCGTCATCAGGACCGGCCGGACAAGGGCTGGGCAATCTCTGAAGCTGATATGAAAGAGGACATCTCGATCCTGAAAGAAATCGGCTGCACGGTCGTTCGCTGCGCGCATTACCAGCACAGCGATTATTTCTACGGTTTATGCGATTCGGCGGGTATTCTCGTCTGGGCGGAGCTTCCGCAGGTCAATGAGATCGGCACCGACCCCCGATTTGCCGAAACATCGCGCGGCCAGCTTCTCGACCTCATCCGGCAGAACATCAACCACCCTTCGATCTTTGCGTGGAGCTTGTTCAACGAACTCTGGCCGGGAAGACCCGACCCGCATCGCGAACTGCAGGACTTAAAAATTGTGGCAAACGGTGAAGATCCGACCAGACCGACCATTGCCGCAACGTCGACCGAAAAATTGCCGCAGATGGATAAGATCCCGGACCTGTTGGGATGGAATATTTATCCGGGCTGGTATCCGGGATGGGGGCCGAAGGAAGCGTTCGGCGATTTTCTCGACCGGGGAAAATCGTTGAGCAGACACGGCGGCTTGTGCATCAGCGAATACGGGGCAGGTGCTAACGTCGAGCAACATGAGGAAAATCCGCAGCAGCCGAAGGCGGACGGTCCGTGGCATCCCGAGGAGTACCAGGCGCTCCTCCACGAAGCGGCATGGGCTGCGATGAAAGCGCGTCCGTTTGTCTGGGGAACGTTTGTCTGGAATATGTTCGACTTCACGAGCAATACGAGGAACGAGGGGGGGATAAAGGGGCGCAACACGAAGGGGCTGGTCACCTACGACCGGAAAATTCGCAAAGATGCGTTCTTTTTCTACAAAGCAAATTGGTCGGACGAGCCGACGCTCTATATTACAAGCCGCCGGTTCACTGCAAGGACTCATCCGGCCACGGACGTGAAGATTTATTCGAACGCAAAGGAAGTTGAACTGCTGGTCAACGGAGTTTCGCAAGGAGTGCAAAAGGAAGGTTCCAATTGCATCTTCATCTGGAAGAATATTCAATTGCAGCCGGGAGAGAATCAGATCGAGGCACGCGCAAGCCGCGGCGGGGCCGGCCTGACGGACAAGTGTCTGTGGACGCTCAAACCGTCCGTGAATAAATAA
- a CDS encoding glycosyl hydrolase encodes MINVDVKRNWGKCSSLLTLFFLLWQCSPGKTPFDNSAGGVKKDKASIAVELQNVLDDEFHRFYPLSVDTTYGGYFSDINYQWELDGLQTKMIVTQARHIWSASNAAMFYQKDNTLRNIAAHGVEFLKDKMWDSEFGGFYDLVTRQGDPIKEEGQIVKRAYGNAFAIYGLSAYYRASGDSAALKMAQETFRWLEQHSYDKQYGGYFQFLARDGTPFKDGYQEVAPKDQNSMIHILEAFTELYKVWPDSLLKERLNSLLVLIRDVVTTKRGNLVLFLKRDFTPVSFKDASPSVREKNYEFDHVSFGHDVETAYLMLEASEVLGLRHDTTTLSVAKNMVDHVLTYGWDQDHGGIYDGGYYFGTSERATVIRKTKEWWAQVEAFNSFLMMSEIFPNDPMHYYDRFCDQWEFCKKYLIDRERGGFYWGGIDIVPGNVYAPKASIWKCNYHTSRGLINCINRLKSETIVYDQKHYEPVNHNATPEAKKLLEYLYSIKGKHIIAGHHNAVGRADVFPDRVHELTGKRPEIWGCDFINYYRPGNADSLVQEAYQKYRDGYIITLMWHVGRPQDDPPFKWKESVQGRMTDNEWRELTTPGTPLNARWVARIDTIAKYLGDLQKLGVPVLWRPYHESNGVWFWWGNKRGENGFAKLYRMMYDRFVNYHKLNNLIWVWNTNAPRQLINDEAYVYEDYFPGMEYVDVFATDVYHHDYRQSHHDDLVRLGKGKIISLGEVGEVPSPEILDHQPMWTWFMIWANFVDTHNTPEQIRDLYNYPRTIAHEDYGKGK; translated from the coding sequence ATGATCAATGTCGACGTGAAAAGGAATTGGGGGAAGTGCTCCTCTCTGCTGACGCTTTTCTTTCTGCTGTGGCAATGCTCACCGGGGAAAACTCCGTTCGATAACTCTGCCGGCGGAGTAAAGAAGGATAAAGCTTCGATCGCTGTCGAACTGCAGAACGTCCTGGACGATGAATTCCATCGATTCTATCCGCTGTCGGTCGATACGACCTACGGCGGATATTTCAGCGATATCAACTATCAATGGGAGCTCGATGGACTTCAGACGAAAATGATCGTCACCCAGGCGCGCCACATCTGGTCGGCCTCCAACGCGGCGATGTTCTACCAAAAAGACAACACACTCCGGAACATTGCGGCGCACGGTGTCGAATTCCTCAAAGATAAAATGTGGGATAGCGAGTTCGGCGGCTTTTATGACCTCGTCACCCGCCAGGGGGATCCGATCAAGGAGGAGGGGCAGATCGTGAAGCGGGCGTACGGAAACGCATTCGCCATCTATGGGCTGTCCGCCTACTACCGCGCATCCGGCGACAGCGCTGCGCTGAAAATGGCTCAAGAAACGTTCCGATGGCTTGAACAACACAGCTACGACAAGCAATACGGCGGCTATTTCCAATTTTTGGCGCGGGATGGAACGCCGTTCAAGGATGGCTACCAGGAGGTCGCGCCGAAGGATCAGAATTCGATGATCCACATCCTCGAAGCTTTCACCGAGCTGTATAAAGTCTGGCCGGATTCGCTACTGAAAGAACGGCTGAATTCCCTGCTCGTCCTGATAAGGGATGTTGTCACGACAAAACGGGGGAACCTCGTCTTGTTCCTCAAGCGCGATTTCACGCCGGTCTCCTTCAAGGATGCGAGCCCGTCCGTGAGGGAAAAAAATTATGAGTTCGACCATGTCTCGTTCGGTCATGATGTCGAGACCGCGTATCTGATGCTCGAAGCATCGGAGGTTCTCGGACTCAGGCATGATACGACAACGCTGAGCGTCGCGAAGAATATGGTCGATCATGTTCTGACGTATGGATGGGATCAAGACCACGGCGGGATCTATGACGGCGGATATTATTTTGGCACGAGCGAACGGGCAACGGTCATCAGGAAGACGAAAGAGTGGTGGGCGCAGGTAGAAGCGTTCAATTCATTCCTGATGATGTCGGAGATATTTCCGAACGACCCGATGCATTATTATGACAGGTTCTGCGACCAGTGGGAGTTCTGCAAGAAGTACTTGATCGACCGGGAGCGCGGCGGCTTTTATTGGGGGGGTATCGACATTGTGCCGGGAAATGTCTACGCGCCCAAGGCGTCGATCTGGAAGTGTAACTACCACACTTCGCGCGGCTTGATCAATTGCATCAACCGGCTCAAGAGCGAAACGATCGTCTACGACCAAAAGCATTACGAGCCGGTGAACCATAATGCGACCCCGGAAGCGAAGAAACTGCTCGAATATCTGTACTCCATCAAAGGAAAACATATCATTGCCGGACACCATAATGCCGTCGGCCGTGCGGATGTTTTTCCCGACCGCGTACATGAGCTGACCGGGAAGAGGCCAGAGATTTGGGGCTGCGATTTCATCAATTACTACAGACCGGGAAACGCGGATTCGCTGGTGCAGGAAGCGTATCAAAAATACAGGGACGGCTACATCATCACTCTCATGTGGCATGTCGGTAGACCGCAGGACGATCCCCCATTTAAATGGAAGGAAAGCGTTCAGGGAAGAATGACCGATAATGAGTGGAGGGAATTGACAACTCCCGGAACACCGTTGAACGCACGATGGGTTGCCCGTATCGATACGATTGCTAAGTATCTCGGCGACCTGCAGAAGCTCGGCGTTCCGGTATTGTGGCGGCCGTATCACGAATCGAACGGGGTCTGGTTCTGGTGGGGGAATAAGCGGGGAGAGAACGGATTCGCCAAGCTCTACAGGATGATGTACGACCGGTTCGTCAATTATCACAAGCTTAATAATCTCATCTGGGTTTGGAATACCAACGCGCCGCGGCAGCTGATCAACGACGAGGCATATGTCTACGAAGACTATTTCCCGGGCATGGAGTACGTCGATGTCTTCGCCACGGATGTGTACCACCATGATTATCGTCAAAGCCACCACGACGATTTGGTCCGTTTAGGGAAGGGAAAAATAATCTCCCTCGGCGAAGTCGGGGAAGTGCCATCCCCCGAAATTCTCGATCATCAGCCGATGTGGACATGGTTCATGATCTGGGCGAATTTCGTGGACACCCATAACACTCCGGAGCAGATCCGCGACCTCTATAATTATCCGCGGACCATCGCTCACGAAGATTACGGTAAAGGTAAATAG
- a CDS encoding SGNH/GDSL hydrolase family protein: MKQHYLLLLLGAFQLLGLTGAAGALRLVPANDPNIQYFGRWDMTDSLHPRYSWPGVYVYAEFSGTTIGIRIADGTDYFNIYIDGKLHGVFHGTTPTEADYVLADSLHDAKHTFLLTRRNITFEKPYTFGGILIDNGATLLPPPPKPSRKIEFVGDSFTAAESDEATVQELAWEDRFPVTNIDKGFAPLIAKHFNAQYTTTCRSGAGMYCDWQGKTGETIPARFDRTLMESSEPKWNFKQWIPDVVVICLGLNDHNGLKDNEGKTSDEKSAAFRKAYRQFIDTVRVVYPNAKIVAIAAFHEWIRTNVKMAVDEEIASGKKNIYYTQFDEFPGGYVAYGHPTVETHQKMADQLITSMESFNLFQGTSDK; this comes from the coding sequence ATGAAACAACATTATCTGCTTCTTCTGCTCGGCGCGTTTCAATTGCTCGGCCTCACCGGGGCGGCAGGCGCACTCAGGCTGGTTCCGGCGAACGATCCGAATATTCAATATTTCGGCCGGTGGGACATGACCGACTCTCTTCATCCACGCTATTCGTGGCCCGGCGTCTATGTCTACGCGGAATTTTCCGGGACAACGATCGGCATCCGAATAGCCGACGGGACCGATTATTTCAACATTTACATCGACGGAAAACTTCACGGCGTTTTTCATGGAACAACACCGACGGAAGCAGATTATGTCCTCGCCGACAGTCTTCACGACGCGAAACACACTTTCCTGCTGACGAGGCGAAACATCACGTTCGAAAAACCATACACCTTCGGCGGAATCCTCATTGACAACGGCGCAACGCTTCTTCCCCCTCCGCCGAAGCCCTCGAGAAAAATCGAATTCGTCGGGGACTCGTTCACGGCCGCGGAGAGCGACGAAGCGACCGTGCAGGAGCTGGCGTGGGAAGATCGTTTTCCCGTCACCAACATCGACAAAGGATTTGCGCCGCTTATCGCAAAACATTTCAACGCGCAATACACGACCACCTGCCGTTCGGGGGCCGGAATGTACTGCGACTGGCAGGGAAAGACCGGTGAAACGATCCCCGCACGTTTCGACCGAACCCTGATGGAATCGAGCGAACCGAAATGGAATTTCAAACAATGGATTCCGGATGTCGTCGTTATCTGTCTCGGCTTGAACGATCATAACGGCTTAAAAGACAATGAAGGAAAAACCTCCGACGAAAAATCCGCCGCGTTCCGTAAAGCATACCGTCAATTCATCGACACGGTCCGCGTCGTTTATCCGAACGCCAAGATCGTCGCGATCGCTGCCTTCCATGAATGGATCCGCACCAACGTCAAGATGGCCGTTGACGAAGAAATCGCGTCGGGCAAAAAGAATATCTATTACACGCAGTTCGACGAATTTCCGGGCGGGTACGTCGCCTACGGTCACCCGACGGTTGAAACCCATCAAAAGATGGCAGACCAATTGATCACGTCGATGGAATCGTTCAACCTATTTCAAGGAACGAGCGATAAATAA
- a CDS encoding glycosyl hydrolase family 28 protein, with protein sequence MKRLASVLLLLGIIMAFGIRAEAKQIDVREMGAISDGTTLNTRTIQHAIDSAEALGGGTVYVPPGIYLTGTLQLRSNVCLYLEAGAVVKGSSSVGDYLLNGRRVGLFFTQDAENVSISGHGTIDGNGDAYMVIDSAKKMDHTGTMWSRQGDMFRHISGGLGDGPLVPKDRPYQMIIFSDCKKVTLRDISIMNSPFWTLHLADCDGIILSGLRIYGNLLVPNNDGMDLTSCSNAVISDCDIRTGDDCIVLTGYNHHFDLPGYKFLKRTCENITVTNCTLVSRSAAIRIGGFDQNPMRNFTFSNIVITNSNRGIGLFVRDQGGIENVVFSNILIETRLFTGDWWGNGEPIQLSSVRLTKDVPLGKMKNIKFENVVCKGESGIVVYGTDESVIEDVSFSDVRFHLGDSPLNEISGGNFDLRPVMDPKLSLFSHDIPGFYAQYVKDLRVENFDLTWDPMKEPYFTNGIEVDHFDGVRILGFHGTGAPNNTKAVPVLLRDGKDYEITPVGVSVSKDNVKEK encoded by the coding sequence ATGAAGAGACTTGCATCAGTCCTGTTGTTACTGGGGATCATAATGGCGTTCGGCATTCGGGCGGAAGCGAAACAGATCGACGTGCGCGAAATGGGCGCAATATCCGACGGCACGACGCTCAACACCAGAACGATTCAACACGCCATCGATTCGGCGGAGGCTCTGGGAGGAGGAACTGTCTATGTCCCTCCCGGGATCTATCTTACGGGCACCCTCCAGCTTCGTTCAAATGTCTGTCTCTACCTTGAAGCCGGGGCGGTAGTGAAAGGAAGTTCCAGTGTCGGCGACTATTTGCTCAACGGAAGAAGAGTCGGTTTATTCTTCACTCAGGATGCCGAGAACGTTTCTATCTCCGGCCACGGGACGATCGACGGCAACGGCGACGCGTACATGGTGATCGACTCGGCGAAAAAAATGGACCATACCGGAACGATGTGGTCGAGGCAGGGGGATATGTTCAGGCATATTTCCGGCGGTCTCGGCGACGGGCCGCTTGTGCCGAAGGATCGTCCATACCAGATGATCATCTTTTCCGACTGCAAAAAAGTTACTCTGCGCGATATCTCGATCATGAATTCGCCCTTCTGGACCCTCCATCTTGCGGACTGCGACGGGATTATTCTGTCGGGACTCCGGATCTACGGCAACCTTCTTGTGCCGAACAACGACGGGATGGACCTGACGTCGTGCAGCAACGCCGTCATCTCCGACTGCGATATCCGGACCGGGGATGACTGCATCGTCCTTACCGGCTATAATCATCACTTCGACCTGCCGGGATACAAATTCCTAAAGCGGACATGCGAAAACATCACCGTCACCAATTGCACGCTGGTTTCCCGTTCTGCCGCCATCAGGATCGGCGGCTTCGACCAAAACCCGATGCGTAATTTCACCTTTAGCAATATCGTGATCACCAATTCGAACCGCGGCATCGGGCTGTTTGTCCGTGATCAAGGGGGGATCGAAAATGTCGTTTTTTCGAATATTCTCATCGAGACCCGGCTCTTCACCGGCGACTGGTGGGGAAACGGGGAGCCGATTCAGCTCTCTTCGGTGCGGCTGACGAAGGATGTTCCGCTCGGAAAAATGAAGAACATTAAATTTGAGAATGTCGTCTGCAAGGGGGAGTCGGGAATCGTTGTGTACGGGACGGATGAAAGCGTGATCGAAGATGTCTCATTCTCAGACGTCCGCTTTCACCTCGGTGATAGTCCGTTAAATGAGATCAGCGGCGGGAATTTTGACCTCCGTCCGGTGATGGATCCGAAGCTCTCTCTCTTCTCGCACGATATTCCGGGTTTCTATGCCCAGTATGTCAAAGATCTTCGGGTAGAAAATTTCGACCTCACATGGGACCCGATGAAAGAGCCGTACTTCACGAACGGCATCGAAGTGGATCACTTTGACGGTGTAAGAATTCTCGGTTTCCATGGGACCGGCGCCCCAAATAACACAAAAGCTGTCCCCGTGCTCCTCCGCGACGGAAAGGACTATGAAATAACGCCGGTGGGCGTTTCAGTGTCGAAAGACAACGTGAAAGAAAAATAG